The segment AATATTCCTGTGGCTCTTGCTTCCATAGTAACCACCTGCGCAGTAGATTTCATTGTGGTGTACCACGCATGTATGGTTTGCTCTTGGAGAAACCAACGGGGGCGCCTCTGTCCATTCGTTTTGCGTCGGATCATACAATTCACAGGACGACATGACTTTACCATTGGTCTCTTCACCACCTACATACAATGgaaggcgaagacaacgaacagtgatcaatctcataactcatatataagcaaaacaaaacagagaactgggcaaacacggacccccggaaaCAATGTGAATTCACCCAAATACGACAGAATATAGCAAGTCTTACCATTTTTCTGTAATACAATATCATTACATTACAAGAACCGGTAACTCAGTACTTTCTTTTGAAGACATGATAAGATTATATGACTTTATGATATGATTTCTGTACATATGTACTCAAGGAAAAAACGTTATCTtatctccatcgtcaactttccacatttatgtagcaatattccattatcacctgcatatggtgtttatatatctcaactgatttgatattcaagagcttgttctgggtatagtcagtttttaaatcgaggtaagctactgacaaacaagttgatggtacagggatttcaacagtctcgattgaagtcagcatttcgcaaattctatggtcgttataacgatctagttcgtcaatacaacctcgcattgggtcaaatgctgtctgacgtgtttcataccgattgttaagccgttcttggcacactgatttgactgcggatggctccgtttacttgatcaggatatggggctcacggcgggtgtgaccggtcaacagggcatgcgtactcctcctaggcacttgatcccacctctggtgtgtccaggggtccgtgtttgcccaactatctattttgtattgcttgtaggagttatgagattgatcactgttcgttatcttcaccttgcattatagCAAATACAGATGTTACAAACTTTATGCcacaatataagtatatatgtcCAATTTCCCTTGGTTAAATGAAGTAATTTCAAACTTAAATAATTCCCCAGACTGGGTCCAGATGTACATAATGCTTCTACCATGTTTTTTGTTATTCCAATTGTAGATTGTCTGCTCTAGTCACGATTTATTGGGAGATACCTAAACCATCAATACATTTTATTCTGTTCTTAATGACTACCTGTATAACATATCTAGAGTAATGTGATATTCTACAGAAGCATGCTTTTGTCGTTAGGAGTAATAAAATTGATTCCAACTTTATATTACAGATACCTAGGATTAGAATTCTCCCATCCAAAACTGCAGTTGCGAATTTGGCACGTGCTATCCGAAGAGGTTTCATGTCTTTCCATATCCCATCGTCTGGATCAAATCTACAACAATGTAAGTACGTATCTACAAATTTAAGATGTATTTACCAATTAATGTTATTTTAATGGAATCAATCGTCTTATATATTACGAACACTAATGTTTTAAGTCGTTAACATCGTGGAATTTTCAGATTGCTTTGTTAATGAAGCAACGAAAGGGGAATCTTCCCTAACAAAAAGACACAAAATACAATACAGTGAATAGTGGGTTATTGCCATAGTTTATCATCATAACTACAATTTACTGTAACAAAATCTTCAATACTTTGATTTATTGTGGTAAAAACTTGGAATATTGTGAATATCTATAGTATAAATGTTGACAATCTAGTTAGTTGTAATTTGATATAGCTCagtggctcagtggttaaaaCGTGGGGTAGGTACAGTTGTAAATGTTGCGAGTTCAAAACCAGCTCGTATCATGGCCGCGGCAAACATTAGACGTATAAATATATAGTGATTGCTTTTATGACCCTTCTCAGGGGTTGTATACTAGTACACTGGAATCTACACTGCATGAGGATGCTTGAATAATTAATTTAACAGTTTGCtcccttgtggttcttgagaagaacatttctAAAGAACGATCCTATGATTTCCTATGCAAGCCTATCAAATGTAGCCACATCCTGGCTCTAAGCTTATGGTTTAAACAAACTGAGGAATTTTTCATACAAGTATTGAGCCTTTCAAATTTTGATCTTTCTGATTCTCTGATTCTTGAGACGAAaataatggttttaaaaaacattCAATATAAGATTTACTATGTTTTAATGACTTGGAAGAAGAGCAAAATGTGAAAATGTTTATGCCAGACAGAACGATAAGAcaaaacttgatataaaaaaaatccacttGAGCATTCAGCTCAGGTTAGCTAAACCTGAAGAATTATGTTGTGTCAAGTACGCTATTTTACgggaagaaaaaaatataactcaACTACTTGATGTACTGCATGTACCTGTATATGAGAACTGAAAACCTTATCATAAGATTTATGGCAAAATCGATAGTTTAATAAAATAAAGACATAAGAGACAAGAACACATAAAATGATATGCCAAAAAGAACAAAAGTAGgacaaataaacaattcatTAAGAGTGTTGTGTATTTACCTGACAACTCTTTTGACATGTTTGGCGGTGACTATGTTAAACCCTCCAATGATATATAGGAAGTTATTCACGACAGCGACTCCAAAATGACTAATGTCCTTGGTGGCCTTCCAATGTTCTGTCTTGATTTGATATGTTAGCACATGGCTATGGTCAGGGGTCAGCAGGATGTAGAAAGCTTCCCCAGACCCCGATCTATTAATGGTGTATAAACGGTGCTGAAGAAATTGACTGGAAGAGGATCGTCTTGGGTTGCTCATTCTTCCATAGTGtgaattaattcaaataaatatcacTGGTTTCGTCGTTGCTAACATGGCGGAGTTTTCCCTTAAGgtgttttctttcctttttaaCCAAGCTACAATATGAAAGCTAGTGTTAGATTAAATCTAATCGCTGTCACATTTCAAGAATAAGTATTCTCTCTTTGTAAATATTTGGTATCAACTTAATGATTTGTTTAAATATTGGGTAAAGAATAAGATATCAGAGAAAATCCGTGACACAGTGAATTCTTGAATACAGAGATGGTATCGTTTTCACCAGATCTATTAACAAACACGAAAGTGGTCAACCTAATTATTTTCaattgatatttcttttatCTTTGATCGCTTTAAAAGAATTTGGAAGGATCATTGTGATTTAAATCCCATATTTTAAGACACTAGATTTACTACcgacaagaaatacacatgtactcTCTACATATCTTCAAATTCTGTAAAGTAAAGAAATCAgaaaatattatctgtattcCATATTGCTTTGTTGTGTAAATCAATTAGCACTTAAATATAACATAGCTAAACATGCAATTCTTCAATACAGACAACACGTTAGAAACTGCTTGTAGGGATAATAATAAAGATGTGTCAAAAGTTTCGAGTAACTACCAAAAGTCGAATAGTGACGATTAAATGAAACTACACAGTGACACAAGCCAACCGTGacagtttatttgaatatcATTACGATGGTAAAGAACTGAAACACAAGtttgatttcttttatttcatgaaaatatatttcccTCTTAGATTTGAGGTACTCCTGCAGACAGACGTTTTAGAACACAACAGAAGCTTTTAACCAAATCAGTTAAGAATTTTAGGATCGTAAATGTCTTACCTTTTGCTTTTCGCTGTCTTTATTTATTCATCTTAAGACCCTAACACACGCTGGTCAATCTAAATTAATTATCCAATACCGACACCGTTTACTTGTAAATCCAAATTACTTTCACCAACAATGTTGCCCCTAAAAGTGCACTGCAATCATCGCTTCACTTGACACGGTCGTTTTATCGGCACTGCTACCTATCTCAGCTTATCGTTTTCAACCGTTAAACAAACTATCTTTTAAATGTATCCATTGTTCCAGGTCGTAACTCGGTGTAAGAGCaattttataaatttgaatttcctgtatggaagattttaaaatagaaaCTCCGGTAGATTAAATAAGAAGTAGCAGAGTAAATAttggattaaaatttaattCAGAGCGATATCTCTAATTCAAACATCAAAATTGCTAAGATCAAATAAAATCACAATAGGTCATTTTGATTAAGTGGATAATTTTGTTAAGACTTTCAACAACAATTGTAAGGGAATGTCTCGGTGAGTTTCAGCTACTCGACATAAGaattcagatacatgtatcaataacGTGTTTGCTGTGTATGATTAGTATGCTCATATTTGCAAACACAACACTTTCctcaaatgtttgaaattctaAAGCTATTTAAGTTGCAAGTATCATAAAATTGTGATGTTCTCAAATAAAATCAACCAAGTATTGCAATAGATAAATTTGTTCCAAATTATTAAGTGAACTTCTCTTCTCTCTCATTAGAAGAAAACGACACTGCCTATCTTCTGTCATTCCAACTTTCTGCTGTTGCATTCTGTAATTTTATCATGAAAACTATATTTGAAACTTAAATTGTTTGTTTATTAATGCGGGTTTCGGGTTATCTTTCTGCTAAACATCAATGCGTGATTTTATATTCTATTACTGGAAAGGCACCATAAACATTATCGACTTTTCTCCCCCTTTAAACAACAGAAATCAATTTCAGGGGAAATTAATGCACGATGAATTATGTATGTGTGAATATCCAAAATAAAATCGTATAGTCTAATGATCTCTAAGCTTTCGATTGATCAGTGATTCTGGATTCCTTCAATCAAATGAATAATTATGATTAACCAAACGTACtgaataatatcaaatatttatcacAGACTTTTAGTTGACGTAACTTTTGAAATACCTAGTTTAGAATCAAATTGAAGCAATTTTATagacatgtacattgtacctgtAGTAAATACAGAATATAACCAGTTCAATCATTATTGACATTCTAACATGTTTGTCTTTTGAAAGACAGCATTCAAGATAACCATCGGTATCATTAACGGACATATGACACGGAATAAATGAGGTCTAGTTGATAGAAAATCAGCGTGTCGTGTAAAACTAACCATTCAAACGAAGTTCAATTTAAATATCTAGTAATCAAAACATGTAACGCtagctgtaaaaaaaaacattcccCGTTTCACATGAAACATCGATGGATAAAAGATGTTtaattgaaattataccccatccgcaaaacattttgatatatctaaGGTAAATAAAATATAGCAAACCTAAAGTGTTTTGATTGTAAGAACTGCCACCATGAATTTGTTAAATATGGAAGTAATCATCAACCCCCCTATGTCCACTGTCATTAAACTGAGCTGGGTTACCTTAATCTAAGTTTAGTTTGTAGTGTCTTACCTTAAATGTCTATCCTCTTAAAATCCGTATCTTTGTCTTTAACCCCTTAACTTTATACTCGATCatttgttgtaaaataaaacGGATGTACTCGACAGTATTGATATTTACACTAAACATTTTCGTCCTATTgataaaacttttcaaaacagACAGTGCTTAAACGTATCGTAGAAATCTTCGTTATTTAAAACTAGATTCCTATGCTACGGTAAATTGAGGTACTATAAATTACATATCAAGTCTTTGCATGactttattttgtaattgaatatctaatatactgAGCCACAAAACCAATTAAAACTAAGATGCCCTTATGGACATTACGTATGGGATTTAAATTCAAATAGCGACGTTGAttcattatcatattttttttggtCCGACCCATCTaatagatcaaatatctcatcAATAATTTACATAATggaaaatttcatttcagtgagaaaatattttgaatccTTTTCATTATGGCTGTGGCAACGGGTAGAAAAACATCTGCAAAACTGATATCAGTCAATTCAAACGAAGGATTAGTAAGCGAGAAGAGAACAACCAAAGATGTTCAAAGAGCGGCAATAAATAATGTGAACCAAACGTCCGATTCCAATAACAAACTTTTACCCTCTTCACCTACTGAAACAGTTGTCATTCCAATAGGTCCTGCATCTGATAAAATTCGACCTTGCTCAGGATCATCCATTTTGAAGCGCAATGCTCGACCTTCATCTGGACATTCAGTAAAGTTTGTAGAAACAGAGACTATTATTGCAATACAGAACGCTTCGACTAGTTTTCCAATCAGTGAGAATACTAGTTCAAATTCAGATTTCAATACATCACTGGGGACCATTAATCAACAAAAACTGCTAAAAGTACTTAGTAATGCATCAAACAAATCTTGCCATCAAACAGGTATTCCACCTTTAAGCAAAAACTCTCGTACAAGTTCTAAAACACAAACCTCACATGAAGGAATAGAAAATGATAGTATACCCACAAAAACTGATATGGCGATGGAACATGAACTTAACAATGGTATGTCTTCCCGAACACAGTATAACGTAGATGAAAATAACTGTGAAGAAAATTTCAAGAGCAGTACACATAATCATGAATCATTGGGCGCAAGAAAACTTGGATCCACTGGTGACAAAGCGGTGGTTAACACCGGAAATGACAGTGCTAATCAGCAGAGAGAACAAAAAGAAGACAAAAAGATGGCAATGAATTCAAAACCAGAATCCAACGACATTTCTTTGAATTCGTTAAATGAAAAAGGAGAATTAACGGGAGAAGAAATACAGATAGATAAAGGAAATGTAGAAGGTTCAGAAGAATACATTGAGGATATGCCAAACACATCTAATGAGAATATGCCAAATATATCATCACATCAACCATCATTTGGAAGAACTGGAGAGAGAAAAACTCATACTCAAAGACAAGTCTCATTTCATCGGAAGAAAGTTATATACAACACTGATCTTTGCCCCACTGATGGTGACATGATAAGGGAGGGCTACTATCAAACTAAAGGATGTGAAATAGAGAGAAGACATATTCGACATAGAGATCTCAAAGAAATAATGGCAGAACAAACTGTGTCCGAGAATGAGGAAGTTCAGTTTCAAGATACCACAAATCTGAAAGGATATGAAAATAGAGACATCGAAAACAGAATACCTGATATAAGAACTGATTCTAATGAAATACCTTCCCAAGCAAAGAAAAGACTGCACGAGTTGTATAAAGAACTTAAAAGAGTTCGTGAAGAAATTGCACTGATGTATTCTCTTGAGGAGGCAGACAAAGAAAGGATGGAATGTgataaaaatagtaaaaatgatgATAATGGACACGAGCATAAGGGAAGCGGTGACAGCGAAGAGGAAATGAATGACTCAAAAAGTGTAGAAGTGGAGAGAGAAAATCAAGTCGTAGAAAGAATATCAGATAAAGACTCAGAAAATACAGAAGTGGAAAAAGAAAAGGAAGTAATTGATAAGATATCAGTTAAAGGCACTGAAAAGACAGAAGTGAAAAAAGAAACGGAAATCAATAATAGGATATCAATTAAAGACCCAGAAAAGACAGAAGTGGAGAAACGAAAGGAAGGAACTGAGAAGATATCAGTTAAAGACACAGAAAAGACAGAAGTGGAGAAACGAAAGGAAGGAACTGAGAAGATATCAGTTAAAGACCCAGAAAAGACAGAAGTggagaaagaaaagaaagtaaCTGCGAAAATATCAGTTAAAGATAAAAAAGAGACAGAAGTGGAGAATGAAAATGAAGTAATTAATAAGGTATCAGTTAAAGACCCCAAAAAGACAAAAGTGGAGAAAGAAAAGGAAGTGATTCTTAGGATATCAGTTGATGACTCAGAAAAGATTGAAGTGGAGGAAGAGAAGGGAGTCATTGAAAAGATATCAGTTAAAGACTCAGAAAAGACAAAAGTGGAGACACAAACGGAAGAAGTTGAGAGGATATCAGTTAATGATTTAGAAAGGACAGAAATGGAGAAAGAAAAGCCGAGTAATGAGATGATGTCAGTTAAAGACTCAGACAAGACAGAAGTGAATAAAGAAAAGGAAGTAGTTGGGAGGATATCAGTGACAGAATCAGAAAAGAGAGAAGTGGAGGAAGAACCGGAAGTCGTTGAGGGGATATCATTTAAAGATtcagaaaagaaagaaatgaaaaaagaaaataaagttGTTGAGAGGATATCAGTCATTACTACTGCAACTCCAACTATCCGTAAAGAGACAAACGACCTTAACAATGCTGATGAAACTGCAGACAATCTAGATAAGCAAAATACTACAGAAAAACAGAAAGAGGACAGAACATATTTAATTTCTAAAATATGTTCAGAAAGAAACAAGGAATCAGAAGATTTGGCAATGACAACTGACATACATATCAAAAAGGAAATTAAAGAGATTGATATACAAGAAAATATTGAGATCTCGGAAAGAGCAGATGAAATGGAAAAAGTCATTCAGAACAAGGATAATACTGAAAGTTCTGAAAAATCAAATGCCTCAGATgaggaaaaagaaaatgttttcattgaaCGGGTTTCAATCAGCAACAGTGATTCAGTAATATCAAAGAATGTCAATGATAAAAACGATTGTATTACCACAACTGATACTGAGGGGTGTTCACAGAGCAACACCAACTCATTATCATTTATTGTTAATGATGCAAACAGCGATCTAagtaacaaaaatgaaaatttgaatgtaGAGAAATTTGAACAGAGTGAACTCAACGAAGGAGCCGTTCAAATAACAGGAGCTAGTGCAAGTTCGAAAGTACTATATCAAGACGATTCTGTAAAAGAATCAAAAGAACAAGACATTCCATTTGCTTTAGAGGAAGACCAAGACCTTGACTGCGAAGTTAATCTAGACTTTGCCCTTgaggaaatcaaagaaaatatttcaaaagatctAGTGGATATTGAAGAGATTCGAGAAAACTTTTCAGATTCCGCTGTGATGATGTCCCCAATGAAAAGGGGAGATGATGACTATATTGATTATGATGATGATCTCTCTGACAACGATAGTCTCGCAGGTGATGCATCTTTAAGTACTGATACAAAATTATTAAATAGTAGCAAATAATGAACGAAGAACCCAAAGATATATAAGTAATCAGttaaaattctgaattatttCACTTAAGTActatatttttaattgttaaagaatgaatttcatatatgataattatttacaattagATATCCCCAAAGTAGTCAACGACAAGACCCATAAGGAGACGACAAATGGTGCAAacaaaatcataaaagatattttGTGCAATATTAGTGACGTTGAAGAGAACAGGCAGTTCAGAAAAGAGTACGTTATGATTTCGATtggatatgaaaataaagatataacgaacagtgatatgcAAATGTTTACTTCTTTGACACCATTTCCATCGCTCTCTATATGTATGCATTTTCTTACAGATTTAAAACGATGACAGGGGAGCAGGAGGAAATGTCCTGTATTGTCTTTTGCAGTCCGGATGATTCGTACAATGTTGACGTAATCAGGGATATTAACTGTATTAACATAGATCCGCTGATAGTTCCCTGTCTGGTCGGAGAGTATGAACTGTTGGTCAGCAGTATCACTCAACTTACTACTACAATGAGAGCAGAGGACAGGGTAATATAGCGAGAAACAGATATACTCATAATGCCCACATAGTCCACTATATACATGCATAGTCCCACATCAATACCACTGTGCATCTGATTGCAATACGGGAATTTCGAGTGAATCGTTATCTGACGTGGAATCTTGATCATCACTGAGAACTCGGATCTTTACAACTATAATTAGTTTGACCGTTAGGTACTCGATATTGCTTTACAAATGCATCAAATATACGTGCAGCTACACACAATTTTATAAGTACATCTATCATAAATAATCTAGTATGCTCAGTGGTAgtgcgttcgcttcgtaaccgggaggttgtgagttcgagcccagCTCGTGCTATGAAAACCTCatacctaagacgttaacataagTTGGGATTGCTCCTtagccaaacgctcggcatttagaagtgagaaccaCGGGCCTTTcatatatgaccttaaaacggaagTCCCCTATCGCGTAAGGCATTGACGCATTATGATTAAAGAACTATCACTGccacggccctgagcgctacaAATAGGTCTAAACTTatgatacttcacctacagctggtgaaattatcgacgggacgtaaaacaatcaaacaGTCATCTagtataataattatattattcaGTACTGGAAGTGCTAAATGAAAGATGAAAACAACGAACAGCgaccaatttcataactccaatacaaaatagagaattggacaaacacggacccctgtcacacctgccgtgagccctatatcttgatcaggtagacgGAGTCCTCCGTGGTCAAATTCAGCgcgctaagaacggcctaaaatcATTATGAGACAAGTCGGACAACATTTGACctcaatgataggctgtattggcaaactagattgttataacgaccatataatttgcaatatgttgactttaaacgactCTTGAAACCCcggcatcatcaacttgtttgtcagtagcctgcctcgatttaaaattgttcatacgcagaacaagctcttgggtatcgaatcagttgaaaaatataaacacgtcatgcaggtgataatggaatattgttacataaatatgggaagttgacgatgacgATTTTTACATATGGCAGATGCTccttataaatatttatttgctAGTTTCAACTGAGTATCAATAGCATAAATAGATGTTATTGAAATGTATAAAAactatatgccaagtttgaccccgccctggATTCAAAACCTCTACCttggggatcataaaatttacaatttcctaGGATCTTTCCAGTTCTACTTGACTATgcattagtttttcttacagatgtgcggttACACAAAAAAGTTCTGAAATTGGTAAAGTTTAGGCAGTTTTTGTCCGACCCCCCAATTAGGGCCCCTCAGGAGCAGGAGTCCTGAAGTTTAAAATTTATGTTGCCCATGGCtgaaagatgcttcatactaaatttgaaaataattagaAGGGAGTTGTCAAGATGTTAAAAAATGTTAACTCACGACAGACGACGGACTCAGAGCAATAGCAGCAGGTCTTCGGAGTGACTCAGGTGATGTAATAAGTGACTAGGACGTCATATAACTAGCGAACTGTGAGTTTGGAGGTCTTCATCGTAGGTTGTTGGTATTTACCTTAATTTCCCTGCGTTGAGTCAGATAATATTCATGCAAGCGAAACTTCGTGTATGGTTGCATTTCTGCAAGTAAAGTTAAAATAGAATGCAACATCGAAATTAAATTCAATGTAAtaaacatttttcattcatacaatATGCATTCACACAATGCCATGCATTAAACCTACAAAGATGTTCTtgctccgtggccgagtggttagaatATCGCGCTCACAATCACGcggtctctcacctctgtcggcgcgggttcgaatcccgctcgcgcagACAAGTGa is part of the Ostrea edulis chromosome 2, xbOstEdul1.1, whole genome shotgun sequence genome and harbors:
- the LOC125681505 gene encoding influenza virus NS1A-binding protein-like isoform X2, giving the protein MSNPRRSSSSQFLQHRLYTINRSGSGEAFYILLTPDHSHVLTYQIKTEHWKATKDISHFGVAVVNNFLYIIGGFNIVTAKHVKRVVRFDPDDGIWKDMKPLRIARAKFATAVLDGRILILGGEETNGKVMSSCELYDPTQNEWTEAPPLVSPRANHTCVVHHNEIYCAGGYYGSKSHRNIWTYEGKRWEDLGRPYPHQLPECLDRFAMTTVGRHLYFIGGVLCTMDKQEKKQNFVTGRRIVSYTTSVSAMSRPEVVADDDDDDDDANDGKPVLVSEFISPWNLALPNMSFGRHSHGIATIAPSLLPLS
- the LOC130051438 gene encoding histone-lysine N-methyltransferase, H3 lysine-79 specific-like, with amino-acid sequence MAVATGRKTSAKLISVNSNEGLVSEKRTTKDVQRAAINNVNQTSDSNNKLLPSSPTETVVIPIGPASDKIRPCSGSSILKRNARPSSGHSVKFVETETIIAIQNASTSFPISENTSSNSDFNTSLGTINQQKLLKVLSNASNKSCHQTGIPPLSKNSRTSSKTQTSHEGIENDSIPTKTDMAMEHELNNGMSSRTQYNVDENNCEENFKSSTHNHESLGARKLGSTGDKAVVNTGNDSANQQREQKEDKKMAMNSKPESNDISLNSLNEKGELTGEEIQIDKGNVEGSEEYIEDMPNTSNENMPNISSHQPSFGRTGERKTHTQRQVSFHRKKVIYNTDLCPTDGDMIREGYYQTKGCEIERRHIRHRDLKEIMAEQTVSENEEVQFQDTTNLKGYENRDIENRIPDIRTDSNEIPSQAKKRLHELYKELKRVREEIALMYSLEEADKERMECDKNSKNDDNGHEHKGSGDSEEEMNDSKSVEVERENQVVERISDKDSENTEVEKEKEVIDKISVKGTEKTEVKKETEINNRISIKDPEKTEVEKRKEGTEKISVKDTEKTEVEKRKEGTEKISVKDPEKTEVEKEKKVTAKISVKDKKETEVENENEVINKVSVKDPKKTKVEKEKEVILRISVDDSEKIEVEEEKGVIEKISVKDSEKTKVETQTEEVERISVNDLERTEMEKEKPSNEMMSVKDSDKTEVNKEKEVVGRISVTESEKREVEEEPEVVEGISFKDSEKKEMKKENKVVERISVITTATPTIRKETNDLNNADETADNLDKQNTTEKQKEDRTYLISKICSERNKESEDLAMTTDIHIKKEIKEIDIQENIEISERADEMEKVIQNKDNTESSEKSNASDEEKENVFIERVSISNSDSVISKNVNDKNDCITTTDTEGCSQSNTNSLSFIVNDANSDLSNKNENLNVEKFEQSELNEGAVQITGASASSKVLYQDDSVKESKEQDIPFALEEDQDLDCEIPL